The following coding sequences are from one Pseudomonas mendocina window:
- a CDS encoding DUF4124 domain-containing protein has product MRRALLIVALLPVLATAEIYRWTDEQGRVHFGQRPVAGAEPVEVRPQVVERDEHTREREARAQRFHDARREEQQQAAATAAAQRAERASECQDLRRRLAQIPEGFSYYRTDASGERIYYSDEETDTARRQLRERIAQRCT; this is encoded by the coding sequence ATGCGTCGTGCATTGCTGATTGTCGCCTTGTTGCCAGTTCTGGCGACGGCGGAAATCTATCGCTGGACGGATGAGCAGGGGCGGGTGCACTTCGGTCAGCGCCCCGTGGCTGGTGCCGAGCCTGTGGAAGTGAGGCCTCAGGTCGTAGAGCGCGACGAACATACGCGCGAGCGTGAGGCACGCGCTCAGCGCTTCCACGACGCGCGCCGTGAGGAGCAACAGCAAGCTGCGGCGACTGCAGCTGCACAGCGTGCGGAGCGCGCCTCGGAATGCCAGGATCTGCGTCGACGTCTGGCACAGATTCCCGAAGGTTTCAGTTATTACCGCACCGATGCCAGTGGCGAGCGTATTTACTACAGTGATGAAGAGACCGACACCGCTCGTCGTCAGTTGCGCGAGCGAATAGCCCAACGCTGTACTTGA
- a CDS encoding PilZ domain-containing protein, with protein sequence MRSQRRIERHQLPYYLKVFNRITDKPMGFIGNVSLDGLMLISQLPMLVGARFDMRLKIPGQQGMHFIDFSANCQWCREDVTPGSYDSGFALVVPPADYIEMIDALRYYFSFHGLPASA encoded by the coding sequence ATGCGTAGCCAACGTCGAATCGAACGCCATCAGTTGCCCTACTACCTGAAGGTATTCAATCGCATCACCGACAAACCGATGGGTTTCATCGGTAATGTCTCGCTGGACGGCCTGATGCTGATCAGTCAGTTGCCGATGCTGGTGGGCGCCCGTTTCGATATGCGGCTGAAGATTCCAGGCCAGCAAGGCATGCATTTCATCGACTTCTCTGCCAACTGTCAGTGGTGCCGTGAAGATGTCACGCCTGGTAGCTACGACTCTGGCTTCGCTCTGGTGGTTCCGCCTGCCGACTACATCGAGATGATCGATGCCCTGCGTTATTACTTCAGCTTCCATGGCCTGCCAGCTTCTGCCTGA
- a CDS encoding SirB1 family protein, with protein sequence MSPRQACLECLQRDPPALLEAALWIAAEHDDQLQPAHVLNDLHSLLLQVSAGLPALPARELAQPLLRRLAELDFQEDDEGITRPRHALIHEVLRHRRGQPLPLALIALELAQRLDIPLQGVNFPGHFMLRVPGADHLLDPCGGRRLYTRDCRDQLYRQLGPAAELSAVHLQTADAHAMLQRLSRNLRLLHLQQDNPEAALKDAERTLQLGQPNLVDHLARADVYRALDCPQGERYDLEHALLFCEEEGLRLQLSQRLRSLASVPAMH encoded by the coding sequence ATGAGCCCACGCCAAGCCTGCTTAGAGTGTCTGCAACGCGACCCACCTGCTCTGTTAGAGGCTGCACTGTGGATAGCAGCCGAACACGACGACCAGCTTCAGCCTGCGCATGTGCTGAATGATCTGCACAGCCTGCTACTGCAAGTCAGCGCCGGGTTGCCCGCCCTGCCTGCACGCGAACTGGCTCAGCCATTGCTACGCCGACTCGCCGAACTCGATTTTCAGGAAGACGATGAAGGCATCACACGCCCACGCCACGCACTGATCCACGAAGTGCTGCGCCACCGACGCGGCCAGCCGTTGCCCCTTGCCCTGATCGCACTGGAACTGGCACAGCGTCTGGACATTCCACTGCAAGGCGTGAACTTCCCTGGGCATTTCATGCTACGTGTACCAGGTGCCGATCATCTGCTAGATCCCTGTGGCGGGCGCCGCCTGTACACCCGTGACTGTCGCGATCAGCTCTACCGCCAACTGGGCCCGGCTGCTGAACTCAGCGCCGTGCATCTGCAAACGGCCGATGCTCACGCCATGCTGCAGCGTCTGTCGCGCAACCTGCGCCTGCTCCACCTGCAACAGGATAACCCTGAGGCAGCACTCAAGGACGCCGAACGCACCCTGCAACTCGGACAACCGAATCTGGTCGACCACCTGGCCAGAGCGGATGTCTACCGAGCGCTCGATTGTCCGCAGGGCGAGCGCTACGACCTCGAACACGCATTATTGTTCTGTGAAGAAGAAGGTCTACGCCTGCAGTTGAGCCAGCGCTTACGCAGCCTGGCAAGCGTGCCAGCGATGCACTGA
- a CDS encoding Glu/Leu/Phe/Val dehydrogenase dimerization domain-containing protein, whose translation MFSMMEAARLEALHLAEDPASGLKAVIAIHNTRFGPALGGCRYLAYPDEQSAIDDAIRLARGMSYKAALAGIDHGGGKAVIIRPAHVKSRAALFEAFGRFIETLNGRYITAVDSGTSSADMDCIAQYTNHATSTFSEGDPSPHTALGVFAGIRATAQARLGSDDLEGLRIAVQGLGNVGFALAEALHAAGAELLVSDLDAGRVQLAVEQLCAHPVASEALLSTPCDILAPCGLGGVLNAQTVAHLRCAAVAGAANNQLVHAGIADQLEARGILYAPDYVLNAGGLIYVALRHRGEELTAITAHLAQISRRLTEIYAHAQAEKRSPARVADHLAERLLYGA comes from the coding sequence ATGTTCAGCATGATGGAAGCCGCCCGACTCGAGGCCCTGCACCTGGCCGAGGATCCGGCCAGCGGTCTCAAGGCCGTTATCGCCATTCACAACACCCGCTTCGGGCCGGCACTTGGCGGTTGCCGTTACCTGGCCTATCCGGATGAACAGAGCGCCATCGACGATGCCATACGCCTGGCTCGGGGCATGAGCTACAAGGCGGCGTTGGCCGGTATTGACCACGGTGGCGGCAAGGCGGTGATCATCCGACCCGCGCATGTAAAAAGTCGCGCAGCGCTTTTCGAGGCCTTCGGGCGCTTCATCGAAACCTTGAATGGGCGCTACATCACTGCCGTCGACAGCGGTACTTCCAGCGCTGATATGGACTGCATCGCTCAGTACACCAACCATGCAACCAGCACCTTCAGCGAGGGCGATCCGTCACCCCATACTGCGCTGGGAGTGTTCGCCGGAATTCGTGCGACTGCACAGGCGCGCCTGGGGAGTGATGACCTGGAAGGGTTGCGCATTGCCGTGCAGGGGCTGGGTAATGTTGGTTTCGCCTTGGCCGAAGCACTGCACGCGGCCGGCGCCGAATTGCTGGTCAGCGATCTGGATGCAGGCCGCGTGCAACTGGCCGTCGAGCAGCTTTGTGCGCACCCGGTTGCCAGTGAGGCCCTGCTCAGCACCCCCTGCGACATTCTTGCCCCTTGCGGCCTCGGTGGTGTGTTGAATGCGCAGACGGTCGCCCATCTGCGCTGTGCAGCGGTGGCGGGCGCTGCCAACAACCAGTTGGTTCATGCCGGGATTGCCGACCAACTGGAGGCACGCGGTATCCTCTACGCGCCAGATTACGTGCTCAATGCTGGCGGGCTGATCTACGTGGCATTGCGTCACCGCGGTGAGGAGCTCACGGCGATCACCGCTCATCTGGCGCAAATCAGCCGGCGGTTGACCGAGATATACGCGCACGCCCAGGCTGAAAAACGCTCGCCCGCTCGAGTCGCCGACCATTTGGCCGAGCGACTGCTCTATGGCGCCTAG
- a CDS encoding DMT family transporter encodes MRFHSTSLSHYSATALFVLLWSGGAIFARLGLYHASPFAFLVLRFTLAFAALALIAGYSGVWLPKRGLRWPTAKAGLLMIGGYSFCYLLALAEGITPGVLATVLGVQPILTLMLLERSASPLRLLGLLTALSGLALIVADSLLQSAISTSGVLYALGALLCITCGSIAQKSVQQAPMQALPLQYGLCLLGSLTLLPSQEWRVQYDIGLIMPLVWMGLVISVGAQLLLYRMIQAGNLVNVTSLFYLVPMTTALLDYLLLGNQLSSAALQGMVAILLGLALVFRFAPKPT; translated from the coding sequence ATGCGTTTCCATTCGACTTCTCTGTCCCACTACAGCGCAACGGCACTATTCGTGCTGCTCTGGTCTGGCGGTGCGATCTTCGCTCGCCTTGGTCTCTATCACGCCTCCCCCTTTGCCTTTCTCGTCTTGCGTTTCACCCTCGCCTTCGCCGCACTGGCGCTGATTGCTGGGTATTCAGGCGTATGGCTGCCCAAGCGAGGTTTGCGCTGGCCAACCGCCAAAGCCGGCCTGCTGATGATCGGTGGTTACAGCTTTTGCTACCTGCTGGCACTGGCCGAAGGCATCACACCCGGCGTGCTCGCAACGGTCTTGGGTGTGCAACCCATCCTCACGCTGATGCTGCTGGAGCGGAGCGCTTCACCCCTGCGCTTGCTTGGCCTGTTAACGGCTCTGTCCGGACTGGCGCTGATCGTCGCCGACAGTCTGCTGCAAAGCGCGATCTCAACCTCCGGTGTCCTGTATGCCCTCGGCGCCCTGCTCTGCATCACCTGCGGCAGCATCGCTCAGAAGAGCGTGCAGCAGGCACCCATGCAGGCGTTGCCCTTACAGTACGGTCTCTGCCTGCTTGGCAGCCTGACCCTGCTGCCGAGCCAGGAATGGCGCGTGCAATACGATATCGGGCTGATCATGCCGCTGGTGTGGATGGGCCTGGTGATCTCGGTCGGCGCACAATTGCTGCTGTACCGCATGATTCAGGCCGGCAACCTGGTCAATGTCACCAGTCTGTTCTATCTGGTGCCGATGACTACCGCACTGCTCGATTACCTGCTGCTGGGTAATCAGCTGTCATCCGCGGCATTGCAGGGCATGGTGGCGATCCTGCTGGGCCTCGCGCTGGTCTTCCGTTTCGCCCCGAAGCCCACATAA
- a CDS encoding DUF488 domain-containing protein, translating into MIRCKRVYLKAEANDGRRVLVDRLWPRGIAKDALELHDWLPDVAPSTSLRKAFGHRPEAFDRFRDAYRQELNGHPEYWKTLLHWASQGTLTLLYAARDEQHNNAQVLVEFLEDELQRQTSPSSPVCYQGELDDD; encoded by the coding sequence ATGATTCGATGCAAACGGGTTTATCTGAAGGCCGAAGCGAATGACGGCCGCCGTGTGCTGGTCGACCGCCTATGGCCACGAGGCATCGCCAAGGACGCACTCGAACTGCATGACTGGCTGCCCGATGTGGCGCCCTCGACTTCACTGCGCAAGGCATTCGGCCACCGACCAGAAGCATTCGATAGGTTCCGCGATGCCTATCGCCAGGAACTCAACGGCCATCCCGAATACTGGAAAACGCTGCTGCACTGGGCCTCTCAAGGCACGTTGACGCTGCTCTATGCAGCGCGTGACGAACAGCACAACAACGCTCAGGTGCTGGTGGAGTTTCTCGAAGACGAATTGCAGCGACAGACTTCGCCCAGCTCTCCCGTGTGCTATCAGGGTGAACTCGACGACGATTGA
- a CDS encoding YebG family protein, with translation MAVEVVYRSSRDPERLFMDKAEADRYDKMLELAERLSEVLHKAVPSLSEEQGEELGIFMAKNREIFAKAFKSQPDALDELEENATSE, from the coding sequence ATGGCCGTCGAAGTGGTGTACCGCAGCAGTCGCGATCCGGAGCGCTTGTTTATGGATAAAGCCGAAGCCGACCGTTACGACAAGATGCTGGAGCTGGCCGAGCGCCTGAGTGAAGTCCTGCACAAGGCGGTTCCTTCTCTCAGTGAAGAGCAGGGCGAAGAACTTGGCATCTTCATGGCCAAGAACCGTGAGATCTTCGCCAAAGCGTTCAAGAGCCAACCTGATGCCCTCGACGAGCTGGAAGAGAACGCTACCAGCGAATAA
- a CDS encoding diguanylate cyclase domain-containing protein, which yields MLKTIGRVERKLLALVALFYLSLMLLVGAIWGSQVSLSSGQSVQDLYRSLYRLSTLLSTLQDAEIGQRGYLLTGNQQYLVPYEQAVGRLDEQLHEMLDNPTLQAYAADLKVIARLSELKRDELAQTIILRREQGQYEAQRVLAANDGKLYMDEMRQRIGNVERGVALSLREQKADLEWRSGLALWGGGGGALLMVALLTLLFSDLRRDLRERAELLERLAFESQHDSLTHLPNRRAFNEALDQALALARRGERHVALLYLDLDGFKPINDQLGHAAGDATLKAVVARWQEVVREGEVLARLGGDEFAVIAAGDAAAVERLAQRLIDALDGPLLERHSSMRVGVSVGLARYAEHGEDRRRLIAAADTAMYRAKEAGKHCYAWPEATGRGVGV from the coding sequence ATGTTGAAAACGATTGGTCGTGTCGAGCGTAAGCTACTGGCACTCGTGGCGCTTTTCTACCTGAGTCTGATGTTGCTGGTCGGAGCTATCTGGGGGAGTCAGGTCAGCCTCTCCAGTGGACAGTCTGTACAGGATTTGTATCGATCTCTCTATCGTTTGTCGACACTGCTTTCCACTTTGCAGGATGCCGAGATTGGCCAGCGTGGCTATTTGCTGACTGGCAATCAGCAGTACCTGGTGCCTTACGAGCAGGCCGTTGGGCGACTGGACGAGCAACTGCACGAGATGCTGGATAATCCGACTCTGCAGGCATATGCGGCTGATCTGAAGGTTATCGCGCGGCTCAGCGAGCTCAAGCGTGACGAGTTAGCGCAGACCATCATCTTGCGTAGAGAGCAAGGCCAGTACGAGGCGCAGCGCGTTTTGGCTGCAAATGACGGCAAGCTGTACATGGATGAGATGCGCCAGCGCATCGGCAATGTCGAGCGCGGCGTGGCTCTGTCGCTTCGGGAGCAGAAGGCTGACCTTGAGTGGCGCTCGGGTCTGGCGCTATGGGGCGGCGGTGGTGGGGCGCTATTGATGGTGGCGCTGCTGACGTTACTGTTCAGCGATTTACGTCGCGATCTACGTGAGCGCGCCGAATTGCTCGAGCGACTGGCTTTCGAGTCGCAGCATGACAGCCTGACCCATTTACCCAATCGCCGTGCATTCAACGAGGCTCTGGATCAGGCGCTGGCTCTGGCCCGGCGCGGTGAGCGTCATGTCGCACTGCTGTACCTCGATCTGGATGGCTTCAAGCCGATCAATGATCAACTTGGGCATGCCGCAGGCGATGCCACTCTCAAAGCGGTTGTCGCGCGCTGGCAGGAAGTGGTTCGTGAGGGCGAGGTATTGGCGCGTCTCGGGGGGGATGAGTTCGCCGTGATCGCGGCTGGTGATGCCGCGGCAGTCGAACGTCTGGCGCAGCGACTGATCGACGCACTGGATGGCCCTTTGCTGGAGCGGCATTCAAGTATGCGTGTCGGGGTAAGTGTCGGCCTGGCGCGCTATGCCGAACACGGCGAGGATCGCCGTCGCCTGATTGCAGCCGCCGATACGGCCATGTATCGCGCCAAGGAGGCCGGTAAACATTGCTATGCCTGGCCTGAGGCTACAGGTCGTGGGGTGGGTGTTTAG
- a CDS encoding phosphate-starvation-inducible protein PsiE gives MNWVERLRTSMHGLAESLGNLLMEAFHYLALFAIGAITAWAGVMAFLGMLEKGHITVDDVLLLFIYLELAAMVGIYFKTNHMPIRFMIYVAITALTRLLISDISHTHKPSWGVVMVSGAILLLALAILVVRYASSRFPAVAGPNPRGKARNREDAESERDDTSD, from the coding sequence ATGAATTGGGTGGAGCGCCTGCGCACGAGCATGCATGGTCTGGCTGAGTCCCTGGGCAACCTGCTGATGGAGGCTTTCCATTATCTGGCCTTGTTCGCCATCGGTGCGATCACTGCCTGGGCGGGGGTGATGGCCTTTCTTGGCATGTTGGAAAAGGGGCATATCACGGTCGATGACGTCCTGCTGCTGTTCATCTACCTTGAGCTGGCGGCGATGGTGGGGATCTACTTCAAGACCAACCACATGCCGATTCGCTTCATGATCTACGTGGCGATCACCGCGCTGACTCGTTTGCTGATTTCCGACATTTCCCACACGCACAAGCCGAGTTGGGGCGTGGTGATGGTATCGGGGGCGATCCTGTTGCTGGCCTTGGCGATTCTGGTGGTGCGCTATGCGTCGTCGCGGTTCCCCGCCGTGGCTGGGCCGAACCCGCGTGGCAAGGCGCGCAATCGCGAAGACGCCGAGTCCGAGCGTGATGATACGTCTGACTGA
- a CDS encoding DUF2025 family protein, protein MSITSAQICQAADQLQGFVGYNAKTGHYLLRFSEDSFGLDVPAETITPTCEYVWHADEGELMRLDRQRLAWLQEQRIDDRVNLSEPLRVYLRRNDLPEIRAERRRLAPA, encoded by the coding sequence ATGAGTATCACGTCCGCCCAGATCTGCCAGGCCGCCGACCAGTTGCAGGGTTTCGTCGGCTACAACGCCAAGACCGGCCACTACCTGCTGCGTTTCTCCGAAGACAGCTTCGGCCTCGACGTACCGGCCGAGACCATCACCCCCACCTGCGAGTATGTCTGGCACGCCGACGAGGGCGAGCTGATGCGCCTGGATCGCCAGCGCCTGGCCTGGCTGCAGGAGCAGCGTATCGACGACCGAGTGAATCTCAGCGAACCGCTGCGGGTTTATCTACGCCGCAACGACCTGCCGGAAATCCGCGCCGAACGCCGCCGTCTGGCACCGGCCTGA
- a CDS encoding NUDIX domain-containing protein encodes MKTTLHIAAACLFDEQGRLLLVRKRNTRFFMLPGGKREPGEDALTALERELFEELELRLGAGALQAFGQFQAPAANEADTWLQADIFRAALPHAVQPAAELEELRWLDTTQHLPDDLAPLLREQVLPALARLQSLAATS; translated from the coding sequence ATGAAAACCACTCTTCATATCGCCGCTGCCTGCCTGTTCGACGAACAGGGCCGGCTGTTGCTGGTGCGCAAACGCAATACCCGTTTCTTCATGCTTCCAGGCGGCAAACGCGAACCAGGCGAGGATGCACTGACCGCGCTCGAACGTGAGCTGTTCGAAGAACTCGAACTGCGATTGGGCGCTGGTGCGTTGCAAGCCTTCGGCCAGTTCCAGGCGCCCGCCGCCAACGAGGCCGACACCTGGCTGCAGGCGGATATCTTTCGCGCCGCCCTGCCCCATGCCGTTCAGCCCGCTGCCGAGCTGGAAGAACTGCGCTGGCTCGACACCACACAGCACCTCCCCGATGACCTGGCGCCACTACTGCGCGAACAGGTGTTGCCGGCTCTGGCACGGCTTCAATCCCTGGCGGCGACCTCGTAA
- a CDS encoding YebC/PmpR family DNA-binding transcriptional regulator, whose product MGAQWKAKPKEAAANARGKIFGKLVKEIMLAARNGADPDMNPKLRLAVHQAKKASMPKDTLERAIKKGAGLSGEVINYERTQYEGFAPHQVPLIVECLTDNVNRTVAEIRVLFRKGQLGASGSVSWDFDHVGLIEASSDDGADPELAAIEAGAQDFVPDDEGATLFITEPTDLDAVCKALPEQGFTVNSAKLGYRPKNPVTNLTPEQMEEVEAFLEAIDGHDDVQNVYVGLAG is encoded by the coding sequence ATGGGCGCCCAATGGAAAGCCAAACCCAAAGAAGCCGCCGCCAATGCCCGAGGCAAGATCTTCGGCAAGCTGGTGAAGGAAATCATGCTCGCTGCGCGTAACGGCGCCGACCCGGACATGAACCCCAAACTGCGCTTGGCCGTGCATCAGGCCAAGAAAGCCTCGATGCCCAAGGACACCCTGGAACGCGCCATCAAGAAAGGCGCAGGCCTGTCCGGTGAAGTGATCAACTACGAGCGCACCCAGTACGAAGGCTTCGCCCCGCACCAGGTGCCGCTGATCGTCGAGTGCCTGACCGACAACGTCAACCGCACTGTCGCCGAGATTCGCGTGCTGTTCCGCAAGGGCCAACTCGGGGCCTCCGGCTCGGTCAGTTGGGACTTCGACCACGTTGGCCTGATCGAAGCCAGCAGCGACGACGGGGCTGACCCGGAACTGGCTGCCATCGAAGCCGGCGCCCAGGATTTCGTCCCCGATGACGAGGGCGCGACTCTGTTCATCACCGAGCCGACCGACCTCGATGCCGTATGCAAGGCGCTGCCAGAGCAAGGTTTCACCGTCAACTCGGCCAAGCTCGGCTATCGCCCGAAGAACCCGGTGACCAACCTGACGCCGGAGCAGATGGAAGAAGTCGAAGCGTTCCTCGAGGCCATCGACGGCCACGATGATGTGCAGAACGTCTACGTCGGCCTGGCCGGCTGA